A part of Prionailurus viverrinus isolate Anna chromosome E1, UM_Priviv_1.0, whole genome shotgun sequence genomic DNA contains:
- the CAMTA2 gene encoding calmodulin-binding transcription activator 2 isoform X7 — MNTKDTTEVAENSHHLKIFLPKKLLECLPRCPLLPPERLRWNTNEEIASYLITFEKHDEWLSCAPKTRPQNGSIILYNRKKVKYRKDGYLWKKRKDGKTTREDHMKLKVQGMEPVSWQCLYGCYVHSSIVPTFHRRCYWLLQNPDIVLVHYLNVPALEDCGKGCSPMFCSISGDRREWLKWPREELLGQLKPMFHGIKWSCGNGTEEFSVEQLVQQILDSHPTKPAPRTHACLCSGGLGSGSLTHKCSSTKHRIISPKVEPRALTLTSVSHPHPPEPPPLIAPLPPELPKAHTSPSSSSSSSSSSSGFAEPLEIRPSPPTSRGASSRGGTAILLLTGLEQRTGGLTPTRHLAPQADPRPSVSLAVVVGSEPPAPPAPPSPAFDPDRFLNSPQRGQTYGGGQGVSPDFPEAEAAHTPCPALEPAAALEPQAAARGPPPPPGAGGRRGNRFFIQDDGSGEELKAQGAAPPAPSPPPSPPPSPAPLEPAGRGGRGEALFGGAAGASELEPFGLSSFPDLMGELISDEAPGAPAPAAPLSPALSSITDFSPEWSYPEGGVKVLITGPWTEAAEHYSCVFDHIAVPGSLVQPGVLRCYCPAHEVGLVSLQVAGREGPLSTSVLFEYRARRFLSLPSTQLDWLSLDDNQFRMSILERLEQMEKRMADLAAAGQAPCRSPAVPPIQDEGQGPGFEARVVVLVESMIPRSTWRGPERLAHGSPFRGMSLLHLAAAQGYARLIETLSQWRSVGTGSLDLEQEADPLNVDHFSCTPLMWACALGHLEAAVLLFRWNRQALSIPDSLGRLPLSVAQSRGHVRLARCLEELQRQEASLEPPLALSPPSSSPDTGLSGVSSPSELSDGTFSVTSAYSSAPDGSPPPAPLPASEIPMEETVPGQLSTGAPEAPLFLMDCETTNSQRPAPSPPPLRPTTEGGTAPEEADGPLAVDVIPVDMISLAKQIIDATPERIKREDFTGLPEAGAPMRERTGALGLSETMSWLASYLENVDHFPSSAPPSELPFERGRLAVPPAPSWAEFLSASASGKMESDFALLTLSDHEQRELYEAARVIQTAFRKYKGRRLKEQQEVAAAVIQRCYRKYKQFALYKKMTQAAILIQSKFRSYYEQKRFQQSRRAAVLIQQHYRSYRRRPAGSLPARTSRGSFLTKKQDQAARKIMRFLRRCRHRMRELKQNQELEGLPQPGLAT; from the exons ATGAATACCAAGGACACCACCGAGGTTGCTG AGAACAGCCACCACCTGAAGATCTTTCTCCCCAAGAAGCTGCTGGAGTGTCTTCCTCGCTGTCCGCTGCTGCCTCCAGAGCGGCTTCGCTGGAATACAAATGAG GAGATTGCGTCCTATTTGATCACCTTTGAGAAGCATGACGAGTGGCTGTCCTGTGCCCCAAAGACAAG GCCTCAGAACGGCTCCATTATCCTCTACAACCGCAAGAAGGTGAAGTACCGGAAGGATGGTTACCTCTGGAAGAAGCGCAAGGACGGGAAGACCACCCGCGAGGACCACATGAAGCTGAAAGTCCAGGGCATGGAG cctgtctCCTGGCAGTGTCTCTATGGCTGCTACGTTCACTCTTCCATCGTCCCCACATTCCATCGGCGCTGTTACTGGCTGCTCCAG AACCCTGACATCGTGCTTGTGCACTACCTGAACGTCCCAGCTCTGGAGGACTGCGGAAAGGGCTGCAGCCCCATGTTTTGCTCCATCAGCGGCGACCGTCGCGAGTGGCTGAAGTGGCCCCGGGAGGAGCTGCTGGGGCAGCTGAAGCCCATGT TTCACGGCATCAAGTGGAGCTGTGGGAACGGCACAGAGGAGTTCTCCGTAGAGCAGCTGGTGCAGCAGATCCTGGACAGCCACCCGACCAAGCCCGCACCCCGAACCCACGCCTGCCTCTGCAGTGGAGGCCTCG GTTCCGGGAGCCTCACCCACAAATGCAGCAGCACGAAACACCGCATCATCTCTCCCAAAGTGGAGCCCCGAGCTTTAACCCTGAcctctgtctcccacccccacccccctgagcCTCCTCCGCTGATCGCCCCTCTTCCCCCAGAGCTCCCCAAGGCACAtacttccccttcttcttcctcctcctcttcctcctcttcctcaggcTTTGCGGAACCCCTAGAGATCAGACCTAGCCCACCCACCTCTCGAGGGGCGTCATCCAGAGGAGGCACTGCAATCCTCCTCCTGACGGGACTGGAGCAGCGCACTGGGGGCTTGACGCCCACCAGGCACTTGGCCCCCCAGGCTGACCCCAGGCCTTCCGTGAGCTTGGCCGTAGTTGTAGGTTCCgagccccctgccccaccagctCCTCCCAGCCCTGCTTTCGACCCCGATCGTTTTCTCAACAGCCCCCAGAGGGGCCAGACATACGGAGGGGGCCAGGGGGTGAGCCCGGACTTCCCCGAGGCAGAGGCCGCCcacaccccctgccctgccctagAACCCGCTGCTGCCCTGGAGCCCCAGGCGGCTGCTCGGGGTCCCCCTCCACCGCCAGGAGCAGGTGGGAGAAGAGGAAACCGTTTCTTTATTCAAGATGACGGTAGCGGGGAGGAGCTCAAGGCCCAGGGGGCTGCCCCACCCGCACCTTCACCCCCTCCTTCGCCCCCACCTTCACCTGCCCCCTTGGAGCCagcaggcaggggaggcagaggggaggcctTGTTTGGAGGAGCTGCTGGGGCCAGCGAACTGGAGCCCTTCGGTCTCTCGTCATTCCCTGACCTCATGGGAGAGCTCATCAGCGACGAGgctccaggcgcccctgccccagCCGCCCCGCTCTCTCCTGCTCTTAGCAGCATCACGGACTTCTCCCCAGAGTGGTCCTACCCGGAG GGTGGGGTCAAGGTGCTCATCACAGGTCCCTGGACTGAGGCCGCCGAGCATTACTCCTGTGTCTTTGATCACATCGCGGTGCCAGGCTCACTCGTCCAGCCTGGCGTCTTGCGCTGCTACTGTCCTG cccatGAGGTGGGGCTGGTGTCTTTGCAGGTGGCGGGGCGGGAGGGGCCCCTTTCCACCTCTGTGCTCTTTGAGTATCGAGCCCGCCGATTCCTGTCACTGCCTAGTACTCAGCTTGACTGGTTGTCTCTGGACG ACAACCAGTTCCGGATGTCCATCCTGGAGCGGCTGGAGCAGATGGAGAAACGGATGGCCGACCTGGCAGCAGCCGGGCAGGCTCCCTGCCGCAGTCCTGCCGTGCCTCCGATTCAG GACGAAGGCCAGGGACCCGGGTTCGAGGCCCGTGTGGTGGTCTTGGTAGAGAGCATGATCCCTCGCTCCACCTGGAGGGGTCCTGAACGTCTGGCCCACGGAAGCCCCTTCCGGGGCATGAGCCTCCTGCACCTGGCTGCCGCCCAGGGCTACGCCCGCCTCATCGAGACCCTGAGCCAGTGGcg GAGCGTGGGGACAGGGAGCCTGGACTTAGAGCAAGAGGCTGACCCGCTCAACGTGGACCACTTCTCTTGCACCCCTCTG ATGTGGGCCTGTGCTCTGGGACACCTGGAAGCCGCCGTGCTCCTCTTCCGCTGGAACAGACAGGCGCTGAGCATTCCCGACTCACTGGGCCGGCTGCCCCTGTCCGTGGCACAGTCCCGGGGCCACGTGCGCCTCGCCCGCTGCCTGGAAGAGCTGCAGAGACAGGAAGCTTCGCTGGAGCCCCCACTTGCCCTGTcgcccccctcctccagcccagaCACTG GGCTGAGCGGGGTCTCGTCGCCCTCAGAGCTGTCGGATGGCACATTCTCTGTCACATCAGCTTATTCGAGCGCCCCGGACGGTAGTCCTCCCCCCGCTCCTCTGCCGGCCTCAGAGATTCCGATGGAAGAGACTGTTCCAGGCCAACTCTCCACTGGGGCCCCTGAGGCCCCCCTGTTCCTCATGGACTGTGAAACCACCAACTCCCAAAGGCCAGCACCCTCACCGCCTCCTCTCCGACCAACCACCGAAGGGGGGACTGCTCCTGAGGAAGCAGACGGCCCACTGGCCGTGGACGTGATCCCG GTGGACATGATCTCACTGGCCAAGCAGATCATTGACGCCACACCAGAGCGGATTAAACGAGAGGACTTCACGGGGCTGCCCGAGGCTGGAGCACCAATGAGGGAGCGGACAGGGGCCCTGGGGCTCAGCGAGACCATGTCCTGGCTGGCCAGCTACCTGGAGAACGTGGACCATTTCCCCAGCTCAGCCCCGCCCAG CGAACTGCCCTTCGAGCGTGGTCGCCTGGCCGTCCCTCCCGCCCCTTCCTGGGCAGAGTTTCTGTCCGCTTCTGCCAGCGGCAAGATGGAGAGCGACTTCGCCCTGCTAACGCTGTCGGATCACGAGCAGCGGGAGCTGTACGAGGCGGCTCGAGTCATCCAGACGGCCTTCCGGAAGTACAAG GGCCGGAGGCTGAAGGAGCAGCAGGAGGTGGCGGCTGCAGTGATCCAGCGCTGCTACCGGAAGTACAAGCAG TTTGCGCTGTACAAGAAGATGACCCAGGCGGCCATCCTGATCCAGAGCAAGTTCCGGAGCTACTATGAGCAGAAGCGGTTTCAGCAGAGCCGCCGGGCGGCCGTGCTCATCCAGCAGCACTACCGCTCCTACCGCCGCCGGCCCGCAGGCAGCCTGCCCGCCCGCACCAG CAGGGGCTCCTTTCTCACCAAGAAGCAGGACCAGGCAGCCCGGAAGATCATGAGATTCCTGCGGCGCTGCCGGCACAG GATGAGGGAACTGAAGCAGAACCAGGAGCTGGAAGGGCTCCCCCAGCCCGGACTGGCCACCTGA
- the CAMTA2 gene encoding calmodulin-binding transcription activator 2 isoform X8 yields MKLKVQGMEPVSWQCLYGCYVHSSIVPTFHRRCYWLLQNPDIVLVHYLNVPALEDCGKGCSPMFCSISGDRREWLKWPREELLGQLKPMFHGIKWSCGNGTEEFSVEQLVQQILDSHPTKPAPRTHACLCSGGLGSGSLTHKCSSTKHRIISPKVEPRALTLTSVSHPHPPEPPPLIAPLPPELPKAHTSPSSSSSSSSSSSGFAEPLEIRPSPPTSRGASSRGGTAILLLTGLEQRTGGLTPTRHLAPQADPRPSVSLAVVVGSEPPAPPAPPSPAFDPDRFLNSPQRGQTYGGGQGVSPDFPEAEAAHTPCPALEPAAALEPQAAARGPPPPPGAGGRRGNRFFIQDDGSGEELKAQGAAPPAPSPPPSPPPSPAPLEPAGRGGRGEALFGGAAGASELEPFGLSSFPDLMGELISDEAPGAPAPAAPLSPALSSITDFSPEWSYPEGGVKVLITGPWTEAAEHYSCVFDHIAVPGSLVQPGVLRCYCPAHEVGLVSLQVAGREGPLSTSVLFEYRARRFLSLPSTQLDWLSLDDNQFRMSILERLEQMEKRMADLAAAGQAPCRSPAVPPIQDEGQGPGFEARVVVLVESMIPRSTWRGPERLAHGSPFRGMSLLHLAAAQGYARLIETLSQWRSVGTGSLDLEQEADPLNVDHFSCTPLMWACALGHLEAAVLLFRWNRQALSIPDSLGRLPLSVAQSRGHVRLARCLEELQRQEASLEPPLALSPPSSSPDTGLSGVSSPSELSDGTFSVTSAYSSAPDGSPPPAPLPASEIPMEETVPGQLSTGAPEAPLFLMDCETTNSQRPAPSPPPLRPTTEGGTAPEEADGPLAVDVIPVDMISLAKQIIDATPERIKREDFTGLPEAGAPMRERTGALGLSETMSWLASYLENVDHFPSSAPPSELPFERGRLAVPPAPSWAEFLSASASGKMESDFALLTLSDHEQRELYEAARVIQTAFRKYKGRRLKEQQEVAAAVIQRCYRKYKQFALYKKMTQAAILIQSKFRSYYEQKRFQQSRRAAVLIQQHYRSYRRRPAGSLPARTSRGSFLTKKQDQAARKIMRFLRRCRHRMRELKQNQELEGLPQPGLAT; encoded by the exons ATGAAGCTGAAAGTCCAGGGCATGGAG cctgtctCCTGGCAGTGTCTCTATGGCTGCTACGTTCACTCTTCCATCGTCCCCACATTCCATCGGCGCTGTTACTGGCTGCTCCAG AACCCTGACATCGTGCTTGTGCACTACCTGAACGTCCCAGCTCTGGAGGACTGCGGAAAGGGCTGCAGCCCCATGTTTTGCTCCATCAGCGGCGACCGTCGCGAGTGGCTGAAGTGGCCCCGGGAGGAGCTGCTGGGGCAGCTGAAGCCCATGT TTCACGGCATCAAGTGGAGCTGTGGGAACGGCACAGAGGAGTTCTCCGTAGAGCAGCTGGTGCAGCAGATCCTGGACAGCCACCCGACCAAGCCCGCACCCCGAACCCACGCCTGCCTCTGCAGTGGAGGCCTCG GTTCCGGGAGCCTCACCCACAAATGCAGCAGCACGAAACACCGCATCATCTCTCCCAAAGTGGAGCCCCGAGCTTTAACCCTGAcctctgtctcccacccccacccccctgagcCTCCTCCGCTGATCGCCCCTCTTCCCCCAGAGCTCCCCAAGGCACAtacttccccttcttcttcctcctcctcttcctcctcttcctcaggcTTTGCGGAACCCCTAGAGATCAGACCTAGCCCACCCACCTCTCGAGGGGCGTCATCCAGAGGAGGCACTGCAATCCTCCTCCTGACGGGACTGGAGCAGCGCACTGGGGGCTTGACGCCCACCAGGCACTTGGCCCCCCAGGCTGACCCCAGGCCTTCCGTGAGCTTGGCCGTAGTTGTAGGTTCCgagccccctgccccaccagctCCTCCCAGCCCTGCTTTCGACCCCGATCGTTTTCTCAACAGCCCCCAGAGGGGCCAGACATACGGAGGGGGCCAGGGGGTGAGCCCGGACTTCCCCGAGGCAGAGGCCGCCcacaccccctgccctgccctagAACCCGCTGCTGCCCTGGAGCCCCAGGCGGCTGCTCGGGGTCCCCCTCCACCGCCAGGAGCAGGTGGGAGAAGAGGAAACCGTTTCTTTATTCAAGATGACGGTAGCGGGGAGGAGCTCAAGGCCCAGGGGGCTGCCCCACCCGCACCTTCACCCCCTCCTTCGCCCCCACCTTCACCTGCCCCCTTGGAGCCagcaggcaggggaggcagaggggaggcctTGTTTGGAGGAGCTGCTGGGGCCAGCGAACTGGAGCCCTTCGGTCTCTCGTCATTCCCTGACCTCATGGGAGAGCTCATCAGCGACGAGgctccaggcgcccctgccccagCCGCCCCGCTCTCTCCTGCTCTTAGCAGCATCACGGACTTCTCCCCAGAGTGGTCCTACCCGGAG GGTGGGGTCAAGGTGCTCATCACAGGTCCCTGGACTGAGGCCGCCGAGCATTACTCCTGTGTCTTTGATCACATCGCGGTGCCAGGCTCACTCGTCCAGCCTGGCGTCTTGCGCTGCTACTGTCCTG cccatGAGGTGGGGCTGGTGTCTTTGCAGGTGGCGGGGCGGGAGGGGCCCCTTTCCACCTCTGTGCTCTTTGAGTATCGAGCCCGCCGATTCCTGTCACTGCCTAGTACTCAGCTTGACTGGTTGTCTCTGGACG ACAACCAGTTCCGGATGTCCATCCTGGAGCGGCTGGAGCAGATGGAGAAACGGATGGCCGACCTGGCAGCAGCCGGGCAGGCTCCCTGCCGCAGTCCTGCCGTGCCTCCGATTCAG GACGAAGGCCAGGGACCCGGGTTCGAGGCCCGTGTGGTGGTCTTGGTAGAGAGCATGATCCCTCGCTCCACCTGGAGGGGTCCTGAACGTCTGGCCCACGGAAGCCCCTTCCGGGGCATGAGCCTCCTGCACCTGGCTGCCGCCCAGGGCTACGCCCGCCTCATCGAGACCCTGAGCCAGTGGcg GAGCGTGGGGACAGGGAGCCTGGACTTAGAGCAAGAGGCTGACCCGCTCAACGTGGACCACTTCTCTTGCACCCCTCTG ATGTGGGCCTGTGCTCTGGGACACCTGGAAGCCGCCGTGCTCCTCTTCCGCTGGAACAGACAGGCGCTGAGCATTCCCGACTCACTGGGCCGGCTGCCCCTGTCCGTGGCACAGTCCCGGGGCCACGTGCGCCTCGCCCGCTGCCTGGAAGAGCTGCAGAGACAGGAAGCTTCGCTGGAGCCCCCACTTGCCCTGTcgcccccctcctccagcccagaCACTG GGCTGAGCGGGGTCTCGTCGCCCTCAGAGCTGTCGGATGGCACATTCTCTGTCACATCAGCTTATTCGAGCGCCCCGGACGGTAGTCCTCCCCCCGCTCCTCTGCCGGCCTCAGAGATTCCGATGGAAGAGACTGTTCCAGGCCAACTCTCCACTGGGGCCCCTGAGGCCCCCCTGTTCCTCATGGACTGTGAAACCACCAACTCCCAAAGGCCAGCACCCTCACCGCCTCCTCTCCGACCAACCACCGAAGGGGGGACTGCTCCTGAGGAAGCAGACGGCCCACTGGCCGTGGACGTGATCCCG GTGGACATGATCTCACTGGCCAAGCAGATCATTGACGCCACACCAGAGCGGATTAAACGAGAGGACTTCACGGGGCTGCCCGAGGCTGGAGCACCAATGAGGGAGCGGACAGGGGCCCTGGGGCTCAGCGAGACCATGTCCTGGCTGGCCAGCTACCTGGAGAACGTGGACCATTTCCCCAGCTCAGCCCCGCCCAG CGAACTGCCCTTCGAGCGTGGTCGCCTGGCCGTCCCTCCCGCCCCTTCCTGGGCAGAGTTTCTGTCCGCTTCTGCCAGCGGCAAGATGGAGAGCGACTTCGCCCTGCTAACGCTGTCGGATCACGAGCAGCGGGAGCTGTACGAGGCGGCTCGAGTCATCCAGACGGCCTTCCGGAAGTACAAG GGCCGGAGGCTGAAGGAGCAGCAGGAGGTGGCGGCTGCAGTGATCCAGCGCTGCTACCGGAAGTACAAGCAG TTTGCGCTGTACAAGAAGATGACCCAGGCGGCCATCCTGATCCAGAGCAAGTTCCGGAGCTACTATGAGCAGAAGCGGTTTCAGCAGAGCCGCCGGGCGGCCGTGCTCATCCAGCAGCACTACCGCTCCTACCGCCGCCGGCCCGCAGGCAGCCTGCCCGCCCGCACCAG CAGGGGCTCCTTTCTCACCAAGAAGCAGGACCAGGCAGCCCGGAAGATCATGAGATTCCTGCGGCGCTGCCGGCACAG GATGAGGGAACTGAAGCAGAACCAGGAGCTGGAAGGGCTCCCCCAGCCCGGACTGGCCACCTGA